In the genome of Sinobacterium caligoides, one region contains:
- a CDS encoding superoxide dismutase, which yields MAFYLPELPYARDALEPHISQETIDYHYGKHHNTYVVKLNGLVENTELANNSLEEIIQSSNGPIFNNAAQIWNHTFYWHSLSPDGGGDANGPIAKAIDDAFGSFEAFKAKFSDAAVNNFGSGWTWLVKNADGSVAIVNTSNAATPLTDPGVTPLLTVDVWEHAYYIDYRNVRPDYLAHFWQLVNWQFVNENFSA from the coding sequence ATGGCTTTTTACCTACCAGAACTACCCTATGCGAGGGACGCATTAGAACCACACATTTCCCAAGAAACAATTGATTACCACTATGGAAAGCACCACAACACCTACGTGGTAAAACTGAACGGCTTGGTCGAGAATACCGAGCTAGCCAACAACAGCCTAGAAGAAATTATTCAAAGCTCAAACGGCCCTATCTTCAATAATGCTGCACAGATTTGGAACCACACCTTTTATTGGCACAGCCTCTCACCGGACGGTGGTGGCGACGCTAACGGCCCTATTGCCAAGGCCATTGACGACGCCTTCGGCTCATTCGAAGCCTTCAAGGCTAAATTCAGCGATGCAGCAGTCAATAACTTCGGTAGTGGCTGGACCTGGCTGGTGAAAAATGCTGATGGTTCCGTAGCTATCGTTAATACCAGCAATGCCGCAACACCGCTCACAGATCCAGGCGTTACGCCATTGCTAACCGTTGATGTCTGGGAGCATGCCTATTACATCGATTATCGTAACGTCAGGCCTGACTATCTCGCCCACTTCTGGCAGCTCGTCAATTGGCAGTTCGTCAACGAAAACTTCAGCGCCTAA
- a CDS encoding MFS transporter encodes MKKVKSVVLDHPVLLLIGVLLIASNLRAPIIAVAPILGLIRDSLGLTATEGGLLTTLPLLVFALLSPCATVFAREYGLERSLMAAMVLVAVGVMMRSTGSVAMLYVGTGVIGIGAAFGNVLLPSLLKRDFPTKMVMLTAVYALTMGVASALGSSLIVPIAKFAEGMSFMSDWSFALVSMLIFPLLAIVFWLPQMRNHTAPAKDTASLPHGGKVWHSALAWQVTLFFGLNSFVYYIVAGWLPSILQDAGFSEAHAGVIHGLLQLSTAAPGLLLIPFASKIKDQRFLAFMASTLSLLGVLGLLFMPAQATIWTVMFGFGTGEGIILALSFIGLRTHSLHQAAALSGMSQSLGYLLAATGPILAGSLHHATDSWTLSLWVCALSCALCAMFGLLAGRNKQIS; translated from the coding sequence ATGAAGAAAGTCAAAAGCGTGGTGTTAGATCACCCAGTATTATTGTTGATCGGTGTCTTGTTGATTGCATCAAACCTGCGTGCGCCGATTATTGCTGTTGCGCCGATATTGGGGCTGATTAGGGATAGTCTTGGTTTAACCGCGACAGAGGGAGGCCTGTTAACGACTCTGCCACTATTGGTATTTGCCTTACTGTCACCTTGTGCCACAGTGTTCGCACGAGAATATGGCCTAGAACGCTCGTTGATGGCTGCGATGGTGCTTGTTGCAGTGGGTGTTATGATGCGTTCGACAGGTTCAGTCGCCATGCTGTATGTGGGGACAGGCGTTATCGGTATTGGTGCGGCATTTGGTAATGTGCTGCTGCCGAGTTTATTGAAGCGTGACTTCCCCACTAAAATGGTGATGTTAACAGCGGTCTATGCCTTAACTATGGGGGTCGCTTCTGCGTTAGGTTCCAGTTTAATTGTGCCGATCGCTAAGTTTGCTGAAGGCATGAGCTTCATGTCGGATTGGTCTTTCGCGCTAGTCAGCATGCTTATTTTCCCTCTGTTAGCGATCGTTTTTTGGTTGCCTCAGATGCGCAACCATACAGCGCCAGCGAAAGATACTGCGTCCTTGCCCCATGGCGGTAAAGTGTGGCACTCCGCTTTAGCTTGGCAGGTGACGTTGTTTTTTGGTTTAAACTCTTTTGTTTACTATATCGTTGCCGGCTGGTTGCCAAGTATCCTGCAGGACGCAGGGTTTTCTGAGGCGCACGCTGGTGTGATACACGGTTTACTGCAGCTCTCTACGGCAGCACCTGGTCTACTGTTAATACCTTTTGCCAGCAAGATTAAAGATCAGCGCTTTTTAGCCTTTATGGCATCGACCCTGTCATTGTTGGGGGTTCTTGGTTTGTTGTTTATGCCTGCACAGGCGACGATTTGGACAGTTATGTTTGGCTTTGGTACTGGTGAGGGGATTATCTTGGCGCTTTCTTTCATCGGTCTGAGAACACATAGCTTGCATCAGGCGGCGGCATTATCGGGCATGTCTCAGAGTTTAGGTTACTTACTGGCGGCGACTGGACCAATCCTAGCGGGTTCATTGCATCATGCGACAGACAGCTGGACGCTCTCTCTGTGGGTGTGCGCGTTGAGCTGTGCCTTATGTGCGATGTTTGGATTGCTGGCGGGGCGTAACAAGCAGATCAGTTGA